One Lepisosteus oculatus isolate fLepOcu1 chromosome 4, fLepOcu1.hap2, whole genome shotgun sequence genomic window, TACATAAAGTCAATGGGTCCCAAGTGAATAGTCGTTTGGAATCACTGCGTTGGACACAAAGCCTGTGTTTGCTCTAATACGACCACGTATGTATGGAATtacccaaaaaataaaatgtatattatatcACGCTTATCCTTCCTATTTAACTTTtgattacaaatacaaattggttgaataaaaattaaaagcaaagagTGACATTGACTTTGCTGACTCACGCTGTAAATGGGTTGGATGGCCCAATAGTGTCACGTACTACAGCACCACCAAAACAAGGGCAGGTGTGAGACAACAAGACAGGAGGCCACACTGTGGCAGAGCCCTGCTGGAGGCCCTTCTGACGAAACAAACCTGCAGAGATAAAGCAGAGAAATGACTGCGGGAAATCCACATGAGCAAAGTACACGGAgttcaaagttttaaaaaaggctCGTGAACGGGAATAAGGGAGCAGGGTTAAGTTACAAAGCTAGAATTCCAAATGGCTATGCTCGCATCAGTGGCTGAGCTACGGAGTGCCACTTGCAGCCTGACACCAAGGTGCACGAACATGATTTGTGAATCTGTGTGGGTAAATGCAGTCAGCCAGAGGACTGATAACACTGGGTAAGAAGGATTGCTGAGCATTCGTTCTGGATTTATTCAGGAAATTGTAGGATCTGAACATTCCCCCTTTATCTAAATACCTCAGGTCCACATTTCCACAACCTGGCGCACATTAGAGGAGCCTGGTAAGGCTTCCTCTTTCCAGAGTGTtgcgaaacaaaaaaaaaacatgtaaacaaGAAAGAAAGCTAAACACCTCCAGGACCAAACTGTTATGATCGGTTGTGATTATCAGATGACATTCATCGAGGCAATTCTCAGGTCTCAGCTTCACTCCAAGAACATCGGACACATTTGTCTGTGATGCAATTGGCTATTTCTGTTGTGAGACATCAGTGCCTAAAAGCTTGACAGCCCACGTGGTTGGCCTGATGCACTGACAAGCCCGAATTAATGATGGATAGCAAAAAAGCCTCTCTGGTAGACCTCAGCTGAATTCTGGATTCGATACAATGGTTTCTAGAGGTACAAAAAGATAAACTGGACTGTAAAGGAAGGTGGACTTGCAGctccaaatataaaaatagctgaCGAGCCTGTTTATTTCATCTGCCTGTTACTTGACACCAGATGGTTATTCCAATACGTGTGCAAGGTCCTTCCCATGTTACAGCTCTGTTGGTTTCGGCTGCGCCTCCATCTATTTCAGGATGTTTGACTTTCTTCTGGTTCCTTGCCTAGATCGTTTCTCCTGGTTTGGGAGGTCTGAGTGTCTTTAAAGATTTTCTTGACTTTTGTTTCTGTGAGGAAGAAGCAATGCAGTTTACAGGATCACAGTGTTCAGTAATGTGAGAGGGGGAAAATGCCTATTCTGCACTTGCCCTGCTCGAATGACAGACTCAGGATTTCCTAGTGAACTATTCTTCTGGAGCCTTGACTGAAAAATCTCACCTCAGAATGGAAGGCAGGAGCACAAGGTAAGCTGTGAATTGACAAACGGCTCAGATTTTGTGAGACAAAGCATTACAGTTTGGGGAAACCAGACGATAAAGTATTCTCGTAGCGtaagaaagacagaaaatacCTAGTATACAGCAAAATACTAacttatattttttcttcatattgtACCGAGAaagaaaactaataataattaggaaaaatgaaaaacaagaagaaatcaCTTGGATTTGCTGTTAATAGAGCAAAGTAACTGTGAAAGTTTTATGAACGAGTGAAATAAATTGCgtagtaaaaaacatttttctttatgtttAACACAAAGTAAAACGATATTTCAGAGGTAAGGTGGGATGTACATATTTAACATACCCTGTTTACAAGCAAAGAAAAGTCCTTAATGACAGGAATTTGTGTGcccttttcaatttaaaaaggaGCTCCACTCAAGGTGTTGAGTATGCGAGTGAAATAGGTAGCACCTCagagattaaaaataaactggtcACTAAGGCAGACATGGAGAAATCATCTAGACTGCTACTGGTATCAAATTATAAGCACTGGAAAATGTCATAAATGGCTGCTGTATTTTAGTCGAGACAGATCAGATACCCTTTAATATACTCAGCTGTTTtgtggattttattttactttttaaatcaagAGCTTGTATgtgaaacacatactgtatgtgtctgaaACCAAAATGTTTAGGAAACAGTTATCATTCTAGATTGAAAACATAGAGACCAACAGACAgatagacagacagacagatgggtTTCGCAAAGGAAgagtagtacagtatgtctctgttCACTTGTGAAACCTTCAGGTGAGCAGTTCAAAAGGGGCTCTCAGGCTGGACTGGGCCTTCACAAAGCGAGTGTGCCAGTTGCTGTAAACATCACTGCAGACATGAATCACATTCTCATACTTagcataaaatgtttttgtagcgctcttgtttttcttgtttaataGTTAAAGCACAAGTTTTGACAAGAAGTGATCTAGGGTGTGGCTAGTGTCACAGTCAGGGTGTTTGTTGGTCAGCAGAGATGTTGGCCGTGGAGAACAGGAGAAAAAAGGATGTGGTTGCCATGGCTACTGGAAGACTGTAAAGACAGGGGCTAGAGCATCTCTTGGTTGGTGAGGGAATTCCAGGAGGATAAAACTGTTCTTAGTATTTTGATAGTAATTCTACTGTAGGAATTCCTTACACTGTGTGGATTATTGGCATCTGCATTTAGATTTCACTAAATCAAAGTTTTCtctctatacagtataagggTGATTGTTAGCTCCTCAAAAACCAATAGCCTCTGTTgaggaaaacagaaaaacagttacagtatgtgatgttaaATACCTTTTATCAGCCATTGTCTGGAATTGCTGTATTACATACTTTTAAAGCTTTATTTGTAGCCATTCCACTTTCACTGTACCATGCGTGTaaagtgtatgtactgtatacaagggCTTTTAGTGATTATTAATACATACCAGCAATGTGAATGTCAATTTTCTGCCTAAGTGCAtcatttgaactttttttatttttaaaattaacctCAATTCAAAAGCATGTTCAAgtgaaacaaatatatatattttttaaatgggagCTTTAACCCATGGAAGGATAATGCTGTTCAGTTCACAAAACAAAGTGACTCAGAATAATGCAATACAGGCATTTCATAAACCCGGTCATTTCTGTCTTAAATTCAGATCAAAGGAATTCTTAGTATTTATTTCACATGATGACTTATTAGTCTTGTTACAGGTGAGCTAgatgagattatttttttaattaagacatATTTAAAATTGTGCATATCTCTGCAGGCTCTCTGGGATTTGTTGTTCTCAGTAAAACTGTCTTTATACGCTGGTGGCCAGCAGGTTATGATGTGGATTACCTAGATTTTCTAGGTCAGTTGTACAAGTAGAAAATGGAGAGCATCCTCCTGCCAGTTGAAATCACCCATGTCACGTGTTCGAGGCAGGAAATAAAACCCCCTCCCATTTCTCACACTGCTGTGACAAAACCACTGAAGTACTGTTTTGTAGAATGAGATCAGCGGCTCCACAACATACTGTGTAACTTAACTCCTTCATTAATATGGAAGTTAAGAAATAAATCAGGCCTAACTCCCTGCGTGTGTTTTGACTAGCCTCTAAAACTATTTGAAATGCATTGATTACTGCACccaagagaggaagagagaggtgTGGAgctttcaagaataaaaatgtttgtCTATATTGTACAACTtgtctgcacgtactgtatgtgcttgttTCTGTAATGCAGAGCAGTCTGTGTGAAGGAGGAAAGCTAGTGCTGCCAGCCAGTGCAGGGACACACAGTCAGACACATGTTTGTAGACATTTCAGACAAGGCTAACAATCCAGGTGACCACAGCaggagctgtgtggtgtgtggttCGTACACTGAAGGGACAACAGCCAGCTATCTCTGCAGTGTGGCATTGAGACTGTGTAATAGTCAGGGGAGTGGCGTCAAGACAAGAGGCTGGCCATCCCATGTCCTCTCACTGGACATTGGGCTTTGGAGGACACTGCTCTGCTCAGTGCTGAGTCAACCTGTATTTGCGTATCAACACCACATAAGACCTTATAAGCTCCTTGATCTCTTGGGGTCGAGCCAGAGATCAGAATCAACAAGTGCCATGTAGAGGAGAGTGGGTCAGAATATTTATTGCTGTGGGGACGGGATGGAGCACTCACACACTTTATTTTGAGTGTTGCTCCTTTCTTGCTTCCACATGAAAAAGTCTTACAGGaggttaatgttttgtttttttcattcggTCTTTGAAGgatgatttttttactttaattcatttttaattaattaggcATTCATTAGGTAACATAAGGTATTCTTTTTGGCAGATTTACCACCCTGCATGTTAGGATGTAATGTCAAAAGGATTGCATTCCATTGCTTTCTTTTGAGGTGCAGATACACCATATAGAAaacatttgtattaaaataaaaactaaagagCAGGCACAGGCAGCAGTGAAAGGAAGGGGTGTTCTATGGGGCTTCAGTCTTTGGTGAATGGATGACAGAATGCTTTCTTTAGGGGTCAGTGCAATTGCAAGCTATGCTATGATGGAAGAGCCCTGGTGTTTAAAAATAGCTTATGTTTGGTATTACAGTACCGGTTTTGTATGTTGTCATTGTTGCAGAGTTCACTACACATATGAGAAGGTCAAAGCTGTAGTATAGAAATGATTTACTATTCCGGGCATCTAATATactattttaaacttttaatggcAGCTGGGCATCAATGTGACCAAACACGGGGAATCGAGGAATAATTAAATAAGAGAGCGCTGAAGAGGCATGCTGCAGCAGTGGGCTCTGCAACAGGTAGGATTTACTACTGAAAAGATTCTGCAGATGTAAGAATTTCACTCTGAGTGAAAGCAGGCTAGCGTGATTTATAATTCAGTATTATATACTAACATTACATTACACTTAGTGCTTTTTTAACTATGATTATTGTGATGAGTGAACAAGCTtctgtaaattgtttttttttttacgaaaTACATGCAGATGCACCGTTTCTATAGTAAGATTCAATGCATGCCCCCAGCACTCCACCCCATTCTACCCCATAAAAAAACGTGCATTACGTCCAAATTGAGAGTAACAGAGAACCACAAATCACATCAGCCCTGTAAGCTTTTCTTCTGTCAACGTAATTGaacatattttttcttaaatgcaaGCGATCGTTTCCTTTGCCGAGGTGGAGTTTGCAATGAAAGCTGGAGGATGTTCCTAATCCCATTGTCATTTGCAGGAAAGAAATGAGATCATATTGCCTTTTGGAAGGTGAGCTGGTTAAATGCAAGACAGTGTAGGTAAGACATCTGGAAGACTGATTGGGACAACTGGCCCAGCGCATGTGAATAAGCATCTGAAATGAGCTTTCTGGAAAAGTGCCACATGAGTCACAGAGGAAGTATGCAGGGGCACTACAAATACACAGATGGCTTCAGTGACTCTTCGAGTGTTGGGAGTTTCATGGACGAAACGGACAGAGAAGTCAGCAGTCTTACCGACCGAGCGTTCAGGAGTTTGTGCATTGGAGATGAGGCCATTTACAACGACGCAGATTTTTCTTCTCCCCCAGCCGGTCTTCACAGAACTTTCATCGAAGACAATCAAAGCCAAGAACTCCTGAAAGAAAGTGCGCAAGAGAGATACGCTCTTGCAGTGAAAAGGTACACAGACTCGGAGAAAACCTCAGAGGTTGCTGCAACATTCCAGCAGTCCGTCTCGGAAAAGACAAAGCAAGAGCAAGTTTGCAAAAACGATGCAGTGTTACATTTAAGCAATGGGTCTATTGGAACAGCCTGGCCACAGAGGAAGAATGCATCCAAGGTGTCCTCGCTCATCAAGGCGTTTGATATTGTGGAGAACGCCACTGACAACAGTATGAATGCCGATAGCAAGCAGAGCACGGCATGCACAGCAAACAACAATTACAACTACAGGGAGAACAGCTGCGAATCTTGGGACAAATCCGCCCTGTTGAGTATCCAGAGGGAGTTATCGGAATTCTCTGATGCCTACCAGCAGAATTTTATCTCAAGCACAAAATCTGCTGCAGGTGACAACTGGAAGAAAGCAGGGCAATTCCCACCTCCCAGAAACCACTTTCATTCTTCTGAAGTAAGAGCTGCTCAGCAGTCGTCTGACAGGGGTGCAACTGTCCCTTCCACGAAGCACTCAAAAACGAAAAGCAGCAGGTCGAGCAAGGGGAAGAAACTGAGCTTGAGGAATTCGTTCCTCCACAGTGAATACAGCCCATTCCAGTCATGGAAGGATTATAAAAGATACCCGTTTGACACAGAAGAGGTAGCAGACCTCTTGTCCTCAGATGAAATCCCCAGGTGGTACGACTCGCCTCTCTACAAAGAGTTAACTGCTGCACACAGGACACAGACCCCCCAAACTGGGGACAGGAAAACGCACAGGAGGCACACTGACGACATGATCCCTGCAGAAGTACCCGGGTCGACAGTTCTACAAAAAGCTTTATCCGTTGAGAAACGGTGTGAATCTGAGATGGGGGCTAACTGTGCCCCTTGGAGAAAACACAGAAACCTGATCACGAACAAGCCTCCCCTGCACAGACCCTGTACAGTGTCCCCCCAGGGTGAAAAATCTAGGCACAGAGAGGAAGGTCTGTGTCCCCCGGGCAAGGTGCCTCCAGGTCATCAGAGAGCACAGACCTTGGTGGCTGAGCAGACGGCTCACGCTGCCTCTCCTCCTTTCAACATTTCCAAGCTGCTGACACCTGTGATTCATGCGAGACAAGAAACGGAGACGTCAGAAATCCTGCAGTGCGCTCTTTCTCCACCAGTCATCGATCTCAAGACGTTAGCTGAACCCGAGGTCAGACCTGTGCCAGAGCACAAATTCCGTGACAGCTACAAAGCTATGGCCTCCAGCCTGCTATTTAATCTCAAAGATAACAGGAAAAGGGTGAAGAGCAAATACAGCCCAACAACCTTTAAAAGCCAGGAAGTCCATGACCGAAATAAGcagccctccaagcaagaggtCATTTCCAGAAACGTACCGATGACTTCAGATGCTCCTGCTGCTGGAGTGGGTACAGCTGGACACTTGAAGGCAAGAGATATCCCGTCTGTTACCAGCCCTGTCTTGCAAACAATCAACATGCAAAGCGCTGATCGAAAATATTATGCTGATGCTTGCATCTCAGATGACTACTTGACATTGAGTTCACCTCACACTGTAAAAGAGGCTGCTAATTATAAGTGCTTCAGTGCTGCAGCACAGGAAAGCGCCGTGAGCACAGATCAGCCTGCCGAAAGCCAAAGAAGTAGGTTCAGTGACTCCCAGGTGGTGCTTTCTCCTAGGTCGCATGAAATCACCTCGCGAAAGAGACCAGACTACCCTTCACTGAAACTATACAGGAAAGAAAATACTAAGGAAGAAGAAGTGAAGGAGCAGGTGGCAACAGTGAAAAGGCCTCTGCAGTCCACTGCGACAAGAGACAAAGACAATGCAGGAAAGCCAGTGCAAAGCTTGATCAATAAAAAACCAGAAGCCCCTAATTTTTCATTGCAGGACAATGGTATTAAACCGAATCCCACGTTTTCTCTTAAAACCAGCAACGTCAACCCGAAAACAAAGTCTCCCAAGGAGCCACAACTATTAGCAGACCAGAACCTTCAAACTATTCATGATGAGGATGTGAAAGTGGAATTTGCTTCGTGGAATCTGAGTGTTTCTAAAGAGAAGAAGGAGGAGACTGAGGACAAGGCTGAGGAGGGGAAGAAGGAAGTGGACAAGTCGGAAGTGCAGTATTATGCTCTGAGTAACCATGAAGGAGAGAGTGAAAGGAAAGCCAGGCCAGAGAGCTCTCCTCAAAGACGGGAGAGGACACCTCCAAAGGAGGAAACTGAAATATCCCCCAGGGGGCTGGAGGAAGGCGGGTGGGTGCACTGTTTAATCGATTACGCAAAGGCTTACACACCAGTGCCAATCTCAAATGCGCCCTCTCCATCTTTAACAAAACTCAACatgttcaaaattaaagatAACACCTTTAGGACATCGCCTGTAATCAAGGCTGTCAAGCCACCTTTGCACAAAACATTTCCAGAGGAGCTGCAGCTAACTGCTCCCCGAGAACGTGTGAGCAACCCGGAGAAGATTGAGGAACAGGGGGTCGCACACAGTCCTGAAGTCCAAAGTGAAGCTCCCGGTGTCAATGAAATTCCTGTTTTAGATGAAGTCCCGGTCCCTGAGCCGCCCCAGAATGAGAATGAAGTGCCGTGTTTGGGTGAAGACCCAGGTGCAGGCAAAGCTGAGTCCCCTCTTGGAAGTAACTCAGCACCCAAAGAAGATGAAAGTCAGGCAGTTGTGAATGCAGTGTCAGAGGATGTAGAAAGCTGTGTTGCAAGCTCAACAGGTGCGGAGGAGAAGGCTGCTAGTGCTGCAAACGTTGAAGAAACAGAAGGCTCCAAGGATGTTAGTGAAAGGTCCGACTCAGTCTGTAGTGCTAGTGAAAACAAACCGCTCGGCAAACCACCAGCTGTTCCCCCGAAAACGGAAAAAGCCCTTCGGCGTGCTAAGAAGCTCACAAACAGAAGAAGAAAGGTTGATACCAAGCCCAAAGCGGATAGCAATGCCGTAACTGACAAGAAGCCTATCCGGGCGGTTTCTAGCACGCCCTCGTCTCCAGCTTGTCTGCTGTCGTCGCCCCTTCCCGGGAACCCCGTGTCCTCGGCTAGCCCCGCGCAGCCCGAGCCCAGTTACGTCCCGCCGGCTGCGAACGTGGTGACGCTGAAAGGAGCGCAGTCCCTCCAGCCTTTCCCCCTCACCCAGAGGAAGCTCCTGCAAGACCCCGAGTCCGGGCAGTACTTCGTGGTCGACATGCCGGTGCAGGTCAAGACAAAAACTTTCTTCGACCCGGAAACGGGGAAGTACGTTCAGCTGTCAATCAGGTCGACCGAGGGGGGCTTGTCACACGCGTCGTCGGTGGAGGTGCTGAACACCCCTTCTTATGTGCTGTACCCCGGGTTCCTGCCCCTCCCCGTGACGACGCTGCCGACCCTGAGATCTTCCTCTCAGATGTCAGCCCCCGCGGCTCTCATGGACGACCCCGAGAAGCTGCGGCTTTCGGAGGCTTGGGCACAGGAAGTCCTCAAACAGAAATACAACCGGGAGAATCAGCCCTACATCGAGCCTGCGTGCGAATCTCTTAGCCAGGTGGCAGATGATTCTGCGTACAGTGAAGGCAAGACCAGTGTCAGCCCAAGGAACCTGGACATCATATCAATGAGTGAACTGGAAGATTTTGCTGTTGAGAGTGTTTCATAAAtacaaaagacaaaattgcactgtctttacagaaaaaaaatatagccAAAGGATGGCAAAATACTGGACTAACTAAAATGGTTAGAATATAGTGTAAATGTATATACATAAGAGATGTATATCAAAgtggctgtacagtatatcaggtgGATTTGTAAagatgaaaacaaagaaatgaaagtaaaatcttattatttttttgtttcccaTAACGGAGCAAGAGCAGATGAACAAATTTAcactataaattattataaatgtaaagACTGATGTCTAGCAAAatacttttgattttttaacaTGGCTTTAGATTTTGCAACAATAGAAAGAGCTGGGCtatttgttaaataaatgttttgctaaaaaataatttataccattccatttgaaaatgttgtctGAAAGATAGAAGACCTACTAGGGAATTTGTTTTATCTCTTGCAATTTCGCATACCCTGAGAGGGTATTCTGTAAGGGttatgttatacagtacctgtttacCACAAATCTTCCTGTAACGGTTTGTAATTGGGGAGAAGCGAGCAAAATAACGCAGGCAGACAGGATTCAGCTGTTCCCATCAGTACATTGTAGTAACTTTTACAGTAAGTCATTGCAAgcgagttttattttcattgatttGTGCAAAGTGGATAATTTGCTGCCTTGTGAGAGTCATGCATCACTTGGGTGTAGAAACTATAATGAAGAATTGTACCTCATTATCGTGTTTTTACCAAATGAGCTACAACTgtgagaaatatatattttttggaaTCGCTCAAGtgcttgtgcattttttttttacataaagcaCTTCTAGTATTAAgttcagaggtgaaaagcagcagaacctgatgcGAGAATCCAGGACTTCTTCACCTTGTTTGTCTGTGCCAATGCATCTGAAGCACAGTTCACAGTGCACAGTGCCATGCTGAAGACACTACTCGTGCTCCCCAAAAATACTAAAATCTGATACTTCCGTTCATATCTGTGTGCATCTTCGTCTGCTATCGTCATTGTCGTTACTTGTGAGAAAAATACTTGCTCTACTTTTATCTGCTCACATTGGTGGTTCTTTTTACCCTCCTCTAAAAGGAAcgttaaaaatactttaattctGATGGTGACAAACTAGACACCATGTACTGTGCTGATCTGCCAGTCAGTGCCGTGTGTGAGGATTAAAATATTGTCTTTCAGTCTGCCCTCTTGACTGGTCCTTCCTTATACACAAAAAGAGAGACTGAACTGGCCAGAGTTAAACAAACTTCATGGTAGAATGACAAGTTCAATACACAATTCCAATGTTAATTTGAACGTGAAGCAATTTCCCAAAGGCCAATTGATTCTAATCTCCATATTCTTCATAACATCATTTCACATTTGTTTGAATGGGGCTGCATGAGCAGTTTTATTATGGCCGTGTTAAAAACAGTCTGAATAATTAGCATTTCAATTTGGGTCCTAATAGCATAGACCGATAGACATTCACAATTATCAGAATTTGGTATCTTACACTTCACAGCAGTAATAATGCACTTTCTTAATTATATTTTCCAAAGTAATACCCTGATTaattttttgggggaaaatgtCCTATTTCATTAATTAAATATCATCAGTAACCTTGGTCAGTAAGGGTGATACAGAAATAGtatatatgatttttttaaactctaTATTTTAAGATGCATGGCATCttcgatctactgtatagtGGAACAAAAGTCTCATTCCACTGCCCATCatcactgtaaataaactgGAATTTCCACTTCACACCAATACATTCAGGAGTGTAATACTCCAATAAGATAGCAGATCAGCACCTATGTAACAATACAGTCAAGATCACAAGTATAATAGAGTAACACAGTCATTGCCTAcaggaaaatgtactgtacacccaAGACTCAGCAGAGCTTTTGttcatttaatgttatttttgtacatactgtacattttacattgcTTTTTAGAACATTAGTACATGTAGTCAAAGTTTTCTTTATaatatcaataatattaatataagatTATTTAGTAATATAAATTAGTATTTAATAATAGATATAGAAAttagtaattattttattttaattggagTTCTTTAAGGTATAGTTTTACTCTCATCCACATCCTCTGCCATAcatgtaagaacataagaactgtTACAAACGAGAGCCTGTTTGGTGGTTAGAAGTTAATTGATCCTGAAAGAAAGCAGTCTATCGGCTTCAGCGGTATTGCTGAGTAACGTATTCCACACTTCCACGTTCCCTCATAGTCTTGTCTgtccaagactaaaaaggtcCTGCTCAGGCTTGAAAAGGTAGCCTTGCATTCTGGTTTAGAAAAGGGTTTTCTCGTGATGAAAGTGTGCACAATTTGTATTTAATAGCAAcacataattgttttctttctattgCACAGATTAAAGTAAAAAAGGATCTTCCTACCTCGTCAGTCCAGTACTCCTGAACCATTTCGAAGCAGGTAGACCACTATTACCAATTCACATTTCTATTCGTCGTATTAACAGAGCTGCAGCAGACAGCGAACTGAGGAGGCTTGAGCACCAGTGCGGCCCAGGCTGCCGGTGAACACTGCTCTCTCTCGCCTGCGCAGCCCCCAGCCATGAGGACAGTGAGGAGCGATGGGGGAAAAGGAGAGGCCTAGAGGTGTGCTGGGTTCTTCTCGCCCTTGGAGACAGTCAGCAAGTGCAGCAATAAAACGG contains:
- the c4h10orf71 gene encoding cardiac-enriched FHL2-interacting protein, with the translated sequence MSFLEKCHMSHRGSMQGHYKYTDGFSDSSSVGSFMDETDREVSSLTDRAFRSLCIGDEAIYNDADFSSPPAGLHRTFIEDNQSQELLKESAQERYALAVKRYTDSEKTSEVAATFQQSVSEKTKQEQVCKNDAVLHLSNGSIGTAWPQRKNASKVSSLIKAFDIVENATDNSMNADSKQSTACTANNNYNYRENSCESWDKSALLSIQRELSEFSDAYQQNFISSTKSAAGDNWKKAGQFPPPRNHFHSSEVRAAQQSSDRGATVPSTKHSKTKSSRSSKGKKLSLRNSFLHSEYSPFQSWKDYKRYPFDTEEVADLLSSDEIPRWYDSPLYKELTAAHRTQTPQTGDRKTHRRHTDDMIPAEVPGSTVLQKALSVEKRCESEMGANCAPWRKHRNLITNKPPLHRPCTVSPQGEKSRHREEGLCPPGKVPPGHQRAQTLVAEQTAHAASPPFNISKLLTPVIHARQETETSEILQCALSPPVIDLKTLAEPEVRPVPEHKFRDSYKAMASSLLFNLKDNRKRVKSKYSPTTFKSQEVHDRNKQPSKQEVISRNVPMTSDAPAAGVGTAGHLKARDIPSVTSPVLQTINMQSADRKYYADACISDDYLTLSSPHTVKEAANYKCFSAAAQESAVSTDQPAESQRSRFSDSQVVLSPRSHEITSRKRPDYPSLKLYRKENTKEEEVKEQVATVKRPLQSTATRDKDNAGKPVQSLINKKPEAPNFSLQDNGIKPNPTFSLKTSNVNPKTKSPKEPQLLADQNLQTIHDEDVKVEFASWNLSVSKEKKEETEDKAEEGKKEVDKSEVQYYALSNHEGESERKARPESSPQRRERTPPKEETEISPRGLEEGGWVHCLIDYAKAYTPVPISNAPSPSLTKLNMFKIKDNTFRTSPVIKAVKPPLHKTFPEELQLTAPRERVSNPEKIEEQGVAHSPEVQSEAPGVNEIPVLDEVPVPEPPQNENEVPCLGEDPGAGKAESPLGSNSAPKEDESQAVVNAVSEDVESCVASSTGAEEKAASAANVEETEGSKDVSERSDSVCSASENKPLGKPPAVPPKTEKALRRAKKLTNRRRKVDTKPKADSNAVTDKKPIRAVSSTPSSPACLLSSPLPGNPVSSASPAQPEPSYVPPAANVVTLKGAQSLQPFPLTQRKLLQDPESGQYFVVDMPVQVKTKTFFDPETGKYVQLSIRSTEGGLSHASSVEVLNTPSYVLYPGFLPLPVTTLPTLRSSSQMSAPAALMDDPEKLRLSEAWAQEVLKQKYNRENQPYIEPACESLSQVADDSAYSEGKTSVSPRNLDIISMSELEDFAVESVS